In a genomic window of Nocardiopsis mwathae:
- a CDS encoding ATP-grasp domain-containing protein — MVTTAGSAQTSGTILHLRRQGFRIIATDIDPTAPGLYLADRGYVVPPGTSDAYLPEVRRICREERAIAIIPLVDEELVPVADLSFDDVAILLPRPDFVAVCLDKYVLMRRLAAVGIGVPATSLASEWDGSLEPPLVVKPRAGRGSRGVTVCTSPEEIGGLIADGPYAADDLIVQERICGPEYTVSVVVWRDGDIQAVVPKEVILKRGVTKYAVTRRNARVAEVCRAVQHELRADGPFNVQLALDADGEPRIFEINPRFSSTAPLTIASGVDEITGLLRQATRGGPRLADDWEEGLVMVRHWSDRFLQETEFTGHGISPAATDPLAHSAPQIAQVAR; from the coding sequence GTGGTGACGACCGCCGGCTCGGCCCAGACCTCCGGAACGATCCTGCACCTCCGCCGCCAAGGCTTCCGCATCATCGCCACCGACATCGATCCGACCGCTCCAGGGCTCTACCTCGCCGACCGCGGCTACGTCGTCCCCCCGGGCACCAGCGACGCCTACCTACCGGAGGTCCGCCGCATCTGCCGTGAGGAGCGGGCGATCGCGATCATCCCCCTGGTCGACGAGGAGCTGGTCCCGGTGGCCGACCTGTCCTTCGACGACGTCGCGATACTGCTGCCCCGACCGGACTTCGTCGCCGTGTGCCTGGACAAGTACGTGCTGATGCGGCGGCTCGCGGCCGTCGGCATCGGGGTGCCCGCGACCTCGCTCGCCTCCGAGTGGGACGGGTCGCTGGAGCCGCCGCTGGTGGTCAAGCCGCGCGCGGGCCGCGGCAGCCGCGGGGTCACCGTGTGCACGTCGCCCGAGGAGATCGGCGGGCTGATCGCGGACGGCCCGTACGCGGCGGACGACCTCATCGTGCAGGAGCGGATCTGCGGCCCCGAGTACACCGTCTCGGTGGTGGTATGGCGCGACGGCGACATCCAGGCGGTCGTGCCCAAGGAGGTCATCCTCAAGCGCGGGGTCACCAAGTACGCGGTGACCAGACGCAACGCGCGGGTGGCCGAGGTGTGCCGCGCCGTGCAGCACGAGCTGCGCGCCGACGGGCCGTTCAACGTCCAGCTCGCCCTGGACGCCGACGGCGAGCCGCGCATCTTCGAGATCAACCCGCGCTTCTCCTCCACCGCACCGCTGACCATCGCCTCCGGCGTCGACGAGATCACCGGCCTGCTCCGCCAGGCGACCCGCGGCGGGCCGCGGCTGGCCGACGACTGGGAGGAGGGGCTGGTCATGGTGCGGCACTGGAGCGACCGGTTCCTCCAGGAGACGGAGTTCACCGGACACGGCATCTCACCCGCCGCAACGGACCCGCTCGCCCACTCGGCCCCGCAGATCGCCCAGGTCGCCAGGTGA
- a CDS encoding DUF1707 SHOCT-like domain-containing protein produces the protein MRASDADRDAVAERLATALTEGRLDLAEYELRLDRAMHAVVLGELRALTADLPVPPEPADESDGDLVAAGRAALSPWRDWVDEWRWWLGGAVIMTGIWGVTSIMGGALLPFWPLVPLGIWAAILVAAAIWPDESTGSRT, from the coding sequence ATGCGCGCCTCGGACGCCGACCGCGATGCTGTGGCCGAACGGCTCGCGACGGCCCTCACCGAGGGCCGACTCGACCTGGCCGAGTACGAGCTCCGGCTCGACAGGGCGATGCACGCGGTCGTCCTCGGTGAGCTGCGGGCCCTGACGGCCGACCTCCCGGTGCCTCCGGAACCCGCGGACGAGTCGGACGGCGACCTCGTCGCCGCGGGGCGGGCCGCCCTGTCGCCCTGGCGGGACTGGGTGGACGAGTGGCGCTGGTGGCTGGGGGGCGCCGTGATCATGACCGGGATCTGGGGCGTCACCAGCATCATGGGGGGCGCTCTGCTCCCGTTCTGGCCGCTGGTCCCACTGGGGATCTGGGCCGCCATCCTGGTCGCCGCGGCCATCTGGCCGGATGAGAGCACCGGCAGCCGCACGTGA
- a CDS encoding DUF3145 family protein codes for MSARGVLYVHSAPAALCPHVEWAVAGVVGVPVKLDWDDQPAAPGTHRAELNWQGAPGLSGAIASALNGWQRLRFEVTEEATVGCDGARYSYTPTLGIFTAVTSASGEVMVSEARLRNAMERAAAHEADLAEELDRLTGRVWDEELEPFRYAGDGAPVRWLHAAG; via the coding sequence GTGTCCGCACGTGGCGTCTTGTACGTCCACTCCGCGCCCGCGGCGCTGTGCCCACACGTCGAGTGGGCGGTCGCGGGTGTGGTCGGCGTACCTGTGAAACTCGACTGGGACGACCAGCCGGCGGCGCCCGGCACCCACCGTGCCGAGCTGAACTGGCAGGGGGCTCCCGGTCTTTCGGGCGCGATCGCCTCGGCGTTGAACGGCTGGCAGCGGTTGCGCTTCGAGGTGACCGAAGAGGCGACCGTGGGGTGTGACGGCGCGCGCTACAGCTACACGCCGACCCTCGGCATCTTCACCGCGGTGACCAGTGCGTCGGGTGAGGTCATGGTGTCGGAGGCGCGGCTGCGCAACGCCATGGAGCGGGCCGCGGCCCACGAGGCCGATCTCGCCGAGGAGCTCGACCGGCTGACCGGCCGGGTCTGGGACGAAGAGCTGGAGCCGTTCCGCTACGCCGGGGACGGCGCCCCGGTGCGCTGGCTGCACGCCGCAGGCTGA
- a CDS encoding CHAT domain-containing protein, which translates to MADPQHVDVHLPVMLVARDPRRARTRAERMLADSPEPVTRAVALRILGVAQREFGDTAGAHRTLRMAAAVATRAGADEHAAHARTSRLGLLALRGGGGVAGAALDRMAASTPSTRAPALLHQGVAAAQRGHFGPALAFFDAALAELGRGAYDRMLPGVLSNRGLALMYSGRLEESAEDLHRALALAERHALDYLRGITLQNLGCLATRRGDISAAVASFRSAARLVPEHRGAGLRLDHTDALLAAGMFGEARKVLLGTAVESAYADEITARLLRAKIHLGREERRAARDQALRVRARCAPGSLWARLADQVAWSALHLPGTAPAPGRGAVPRSRPAAAPPAGPPGRTAAGGAAPALARCVSSAPLGPLSPEVLAPRHADALRAIAAGDHVGARRELLRAADDGPQEAPAVHHLELLAHQHAHEREVAAAGARGALDQGNAAAALDWVEHGRALFSVPGRCRDRAWKGVLDRCREAFARARSGDDGAAIELRRLTAVLGPAQWHTGCAAAGAGGPAPWPGSTDLAGLLGRRVLVCYAQPHGVPAAITVVDGHVAAHPLPPLRVIEDAVCRMNGVARMNSRGDAADGAGLAAAAAQVERLLLAPLAGVPDDRPLVIAPAPFAEALPWGLLPALRGREVSVVPSGRAWLACRARSRAVAHRAPRALLAAGGDLGTAVAEVRSLHRRHPGAEVLTGPDARVGAVLDGLARCDLAHIVAHGLVPAGAPMLSGLALADGPLFAYDLESLPEVPAVTVLSSCRVGTAAPSPAGVRLGFAAALLALGGATVVAGVLPVRDRGTPAAMERFHSALASGSAPARAVADHLADAGFLCFGAG; encoded by the coding sequence ATGGCGGATCCGCAGCATGTCGATGTCCACCTGCCGGTCATGCTCGTCGCACGGGACCCGCGCCGGGCGCGGACGCGCGCCGAGCGCATGCTCGCCGACTCCCCGGAGCCCGTGACCAGAGCCGTTGCGCTGCGCATCCTCGGGGTGGCGCAGCGGGAGTTCGGTGACACCGCCGGCGCGCACCGGACCCTGCGCATGGCGGCGGCCGTCGCGACCCGGGCGGGGGCCGACGAGCACGCAGCGCACGCCCGGACGTCGCGCCTGGGTCTGCTGGCGCTGCGCGGTGGCGGCGGGGTGGCCGGGGCCGCACTGGACCGCATGGCGGCGTCCACCCCGTCGACCCGCGCACCGGCACTGCTCCACCAGGGTGTCGCGGCCGCCCAGCGCGGGCATTTCGGTCCGGCCCTCGCCTTCTTCGACGCCGCACTCGCCGAACTGGGCCGCGGCGCCTACGACCGGATGCTGCCGGGCGTACTCAGCAACCGCGGGCTGGCGCTGATGTACTCCGGCCGCCTGGAGGAGTCGGCCGAGGACCTGCACCGGGCGCTGGCGCTGGCCGAGCGCCACGCGCTGGACTACCTGCGCGGGATCACCCTGCAGAACCTCGGCTGCCTGGCCACGCGGCGAGGCGACATCTCCGCCGCCGTCGCGAGCTTCCGTAGTGCCGCGCGGCTGGTGCCCGAGCACCGCGGGGCGGGGCTGCGCCTCGACCACACCGACGCGCTGCTGGCCGCCGGCATGTTCGGCGAGGCCCGAAAGGTCCTCCTCGGCACCGCGGTGGAGAGCGCCTACGCGGACGAGATCACCGCCCGGCTGCTGCGCGCCAAGATCCACCTGGGCCGCGAGGAGCGGCGCGCCGCCCGCGACCAGGCGCTGCGAGTGCGGGCCCGATGCGCCCCGGGCTCGCTGTGGGCACGGCTCGCGGACCAGGTGGCGTGGTCCGCGCTGCACCTCCCGGGAACCGCGCCGGCCCCCGGGCGGGGCGCGGTTCCCCGCTCTCGGCCTGCCGCGGCGCCACCCGCCGGACCACCCGGCCGCACCGCGGCCGGAGGAGCGGCTCCGGCCCTCGCACGCTGTGTGTCCAGCGCGCCGCTGGGTCCGCTGTCCCCGGAGGTGCTCGCCCCGAGGCATGCCGACGCGCTGCGCGCGATCGCCGCGGGCGACCACGTCGGGGCGCGGCGTGAACTGCTGCGCGCGGCGGACGACGGCCCGCAGGAGGCCCCGGCCGTGCACCACCTGGAGTTGCTGGCCCACCAGCACGCCCATGAGCGCGAGGTGGCGGCCGCCGGGGCGCGCGGCGCGCTGGACCAGGGGAACGCCGCTGCCGCCCTGGACTGGGTCGAGCACGGACGCGCGCTCTTCAGCGTCCCCGGGCGCTGCCGGGACCGGGCCTGGAAGGGGGTGCTGGACCGGTGCCGGGAGGCGTTCGCACGGGCCCGTAGCGGGGACGACGGCGCCGCGATCGAGCTGCGGCGGCTCACCGCCGTCCTCGGCCCTGCCCAGTGGCACACGGGCTGCGCCGCCGCGGGGGCGGGAGGTCCGGCGCCCTGGCCCGGCAGCACCGACCTCGCCGGGCTGCTGGGGCGCCGGGTGCTGGTCTGCTACGCCCAGCCGCACGGTGTCCCGGCCGCGATCACGGTCGTCGACGGGCACGTGGCGGCTCACCCGCTCCCGCCGCTGCGCGTGATCGAGGACGCCGTGTGCCGGATGAACGGGGTCGCCCGGATGAACTCCCGCGGCGATGCCGCGGACGGTGCGGGCCTCGCCGCGGCCGCCGCACAGGTCGAGCGGCTTCTGCTCGCCCCGCTCGCCGGGGTTCCCGACGACCGGCCGCTGGTGATCGCGCCGGCGCCGTTCGCCGAGGCGCTGCCGTGGGGGCTGCTGCCCGCGCTGCGGGGGCGGGAGGTGAGCGTGGTCCCCTCGGGGCGGGCGTGGCTGGCGTGCCGTGCCCGTTCCCGCGCCGTGGCCCACCGGGCGCCGCGGGCGCTGCTCGCGGCCGGCGGCGACCTGGGAACGGCGGTCGCGGAGGTCCGGTCGCTGCACCGCCGCCATCCCGGGGCCGAGGTGCTCACCGGTCCGGACGCCCGGGTGGGCGCGGTGCTGGACGGGCTGGCGCGCTGCGACCTCGCACACATCGTCGCGCACGGACTGGTGCCGGCCGGTGCCCCCATGCTGTCCGGGCTCGCGCTCGCGGACGGGCCGCTCTTCGCCTACGACCTGGAATCGCTGCCCGAGGTCCCGGCCGTGACGGTGCTGTCCTCGTGCCGTGTGGGCACGGCCGCCCCCTCGCCGGCGGGCGTGCGGCTGGGTTTCGCCGCGGCGCTGCTCGCTCTGGGCGGAGCCACCGTCGTCGCGGGCGTCCTGCCGGTCCGCGACCGGGGCACACCGGCCGCCATGGAACGCTTCCATTCCGCCCTCGCCTCGGGTTCCGCCCCGGCCCGAGCGGTCGCCGACCACCTCGCCGACGCCGGCTTCCTCTGCTTCGGCGCCGGGTGA
- a CDS encoding DUF2203 domain-containing protein, which produces MSDDDVPPVAAGGKGGPDEPHVFTLEEARALMPEVRKHVDEFVRLRADLAEHAADLRISGSSPLGGVPELKAMEARFSELHAWFPDHGIEVKNLAPVLIDFPALLDGAAVRLCWLEGEPELAWYHRSELGFIGRRPLPRDR; this is translated from the coding sequence ATGAGCGACGACGATGTTCCCCCGGTCGCGGCCGGAGGGAAGGGCGGACCCGACGAGCCGCACGTGTTCACCCTGGAGGAGGCACGCGCCCTGATGCCCGAGGTGCGCAAGCACGTCGACGAGTTCGTTCGGCTCCGCGCCGACCTGGCCGAGCACGCCGCCGACCTGCGGATCTCCGGTAGCTCGCCGCTGGGCGGTGTGCCGGAGCTCAAGGCGATGGAGGCCCGGTTCAGCGAGCTGCACGCCTGGTTCCCCGACCACGGCATCGAGGTGAAGAACCTGGCGCCGGTGCTCATCGACTTCCCCGCGCTTCTGGACGGGGCCGCGGTGCGGCTGTGCTGGCTGGAGGGCGAGCCGGAGCTCGCCTGGTACCACCGCAGCGAGCTGGGCTTCATCGGCCGACGCCCGCTGCCGCGCGACCGCTGA
- a CDS encoding RNA polymerase sigma factor, with product MSDQPWAEMATGELVKRALDDAVALEHLIARFARRVRSVVRFYGMSVHDAQDAEQTVWLGLWQHLAAIRTPEHVGAWLAAATHNACRKQLRLARRLALADPVHLDAFDVGASGQARTPEEHLLAAERRRRVRAAILELGEPDRTIAVLELCGPRSPAASVADFTGLPIAEVPNARRRVRRRLRRLLIDEQHGGECP from the coding sequence GTGAGTGACCAGCCCTGGGCGGAGATGGCCACCGGCGAACTGGTGAAGCGAGCGCTGGACGACGCCGTGGCGCTGGAGCACCTCATCGCCAGATTCGCCCGCAGGGTCCGCTCGGTGGTGCGCTTCTACGGCATGTCGGTCCACGACGCCCAGGACGCCGAGCAGACCGTCTGGCTCGGCTTGTGGCAGCACCTCGCGGCGATCCGCACCCCCGAGCATGTCGGCGCGTGGCTTGCCGCAGCCACCCACAACGCCTGCCGCAAGCAGCTGCGGCTGGCCCGGCGCCTCGCTCTGGCGGACCCCGTCCACCTCGACGCCTTCGACGTCGGCGCGTCCGGGCAGGCGCGTACGCCCGAGGAGCACCTGCTGGCCGCGGAACGGCGCCGCCGCGTCCGTGCGGCCATCCTGGAGCTGGGGGAACCGGACCGGACCATCGCCGTTCTGGAGCTGTGCGGGCCGCGCTCGCCGGCGGCGTCGGTCGCGGACTTCACCGGTCTGCCCATCGCCGAGGTACCCAATGCGCGGCGCCGTGTCAGACGGCGGCTGCGGCGCCTGCTGATCGACGAGCAACACGGCGGGGAGTGTCCGTGA
- a CDS encoding 3'(2'),5'-bisphosphate nucleotidase CysQ family protein, translating to MSATGRPTRTAPTRRSLSGPDALADSLAGAVAEVGGLLRAWRSDARATQGTWEGSQFKAEADTRAHEALCARLREIDPGIPVVSEEDPGSLRGDRPPRYWLIDPIDGTASYAHGYPGYVTQAALMIGGRPALAAICAPEADVLYTAVRGRGSAANGRPLPPTARAAPGSGVLIDNTPEPHGIAREVGERFGYTRYRECGSISLKLCRVAEGEAHLFVKDVPVRDWDVAAPDLVLAEVGGHLSRLDGTPFAYRGGFQHSGLVGAADPGTGAEVAAWCAARPSADTDAADPP from the coding sequence GTGAGCGCGACCGGCCGTCCGACGCGGACCGCGCCCACCCGCCGCTCCCTCTCCGGCCCCGACGCGCTGGCCGACAGCCTGGCGGGTGCGGTGGCGGAGGTGGGCGGACTGCTGCGTGCGTGGCGCAGTGACGCCCGGGCGACACAGGGGACCTGGGAGGGGAGCCAGTTCAAGGCGGAGGCCGACACGCGGGCACACGAGGCGCTGTGCGCGCGGCTGCGGGAGATCGACCCGGGCATCCCCGTGGTCAGCGAGGAGGATCCGGGGTCGCTGCGCGGCGACCGGCCGCCGCGCTACTGGCTGATCGACCCGATCGACGGAACCGCCAGCTACGCGCACGGCTACCCGGGCTACGTCACCCAGGCCGCGCTGATGATCGGCGGGCGGCCCGCGCTGGCCGCCATCTGCGCCCCCGAGGCCGATGTGCTGTACACGGCGGTGCGCGGGCGGGGCTCCGCCGCCAACGGGCGGCCGCTGCCACCCACCGCCCGCGCCGCCCCGGGGTCGGGCGTGCTGATCGACAACACCCCCGAGCCGCACGGGATCGCCCGCGAGGTGGGTGAGCGGTTCGGGTACACGCGGTACCGGGAGTGCGGCAGCATCTCGCTGAAGCTGTGCCGGGTCGCCGAGGGGGAGGCGCACCTGTTCGTCAAGGACGTGCCGGTACGCGACTGGGACGTCGCCGCACCCGACCTGGTGCTGGCCGAGGTCGGCGGCCACCTGAGCCGGCTCGACGGCACCCCGTTCGCCTACCGCGGCGGCTTCCAGCACAGCGGGCTGGTCGGCGCGGCCGACCCGGGGACGGGCGCCGAAGTCGCGGCATGGTGCGCGGCGCGGCCGTCCGCCGACACCGACGCGGCCGATCCCCCCTGA
- a CDS encoding enoyl-CoA hydratase-related protein, protein MVESTTPLVRRSTERGIATLTLDSPHNRNALSARLRTELADGLAAALADDAVRAVLLTASGPAFCAGADLKEVAAERAGREPDPAAPGMPELFSAIMDADKPVVARLNGPARAGGIGLVAAADIAVAPEDATFAFTEVRIGVVPAIISVPVAARMHDRQLGRYFLTGETFDARAAAEAGLLTAAVPADRLHAYTEEILDGLRKGAPRALARTKALLSGPDGHKRASAFAEMGELSREFFGSDDAAEGREAFFAKRPPRWVL, encoded by the coding sequence ATGGTGGAATCCACCACGCCGCTGGTGCGCCGGAGCACGGAGAGGGGCATCGCGACCCTCACCCTGGACTCCCCGCACAACCGCAACGCGCTCTCGGCGCGGCTGCGCACCGAGCTCGCCGACGGCCTGGCCGCGGCCCTGGCCGACGACGCCGTGCGGGCGGTCCTCCTCACCGCATCCGGCCCCGCCTTCTGCGCCGGAGCCGACCTCAAGGAGGTCGCCGCCGAGCGTGCCGGCCGGGAGCCCGACCCCGCGGCGCCCGGCATGCCCGAGCTGTTCTCCGCGATCATGGACGCCGACAAGCCGGTCGTCGCCCGGCTCAACGGCCCGGCCCGCGCCGGAGGCATCGGGCTGGTCGCCGCGGCCGACATCGCCGTCGCGCCGGAGGACGCCACCTTCGCCTTCACCGAGGTGCGCATCGGGGTGGTCCCGGCCATCATCTCCGTCCCTGTGGCCGCGCGCATGCACGACCGCCAGCTCGGCCGCTACTTCCTCACCGGTGAGACGTTCGACGCCCGCGCCGCCGCCGAGGCCGGGTTGCTGACCGCCGCCGTGCCCGCCGACCGGCTCCACGCGTACACCGAGGAGATCCTCGACGGGCTGCGCAAGGGCGCACCGCGCGCCCTAGCCCGCACCAAGGCGCTGCTGAGCGGGCCCGACGGGCACAAGCGCGCGTCCGCCTTCGCCGAAATGGGCGAGCTGTCCCGCGAATTCTTCGGCAGCGACGACGCTGCGGAGGGACGCGAGGCCTTCTTCGCGAAGCGCCCTCCGCGTTGGGTGCTGTAA
- a CDS encoding DUF1707 SHOCT-like domain-containing protein, with translation MSSDITPHSGMRASDADRDAVAQRLASALSEGRLDLAEYERRLDTAMTATVMGELQPLTADLPTPARPEEQPVDLAAVGERDAAPSAWREWFDEWRWWLGGAIIMIGIWGATSLSAGEFQHFWPAIPLGIWAAILIAHVVFPSDHGKKRDRKDKEDDWY, from the coding sequence ATGAGTTCCGATATCACACCGCACAGCGGCATGCGCGCGTCCGACGCCGACCGCGACGCGGTGGCGCAGCGGCTGGCCTCGGCGCTGTCGGAGGGGCGGCTCGACCTCGCCGAGTACGAGCGCCGCCTGGACACGGCCATGACCGCGACCGTCATGGGCGAACTTCAGCCCCTCACCGCCGATCTGCCGACACCCGCGCGCCCCGAGGAGCAGCCCGTCGACCTGGCCGCGGTGGGCGAGCGGGACGCCGCCCCGTCGGCGTGGCGCGAATGGTTCGACGAGTGGCGCTGGTGGCTGGGCGGCGCGATCATCATGATCGGGATCTGGGGCGCCACCAGCCTGAGCGCCGGGGAGTTCCAGCACTTCTGGCCGGCCATCCCGCTGGGCATCTGGGCCGCCATCCTCATCGCCCATGTCGTCTTTCCGTCCGACCATGGCAAGAAGAGGGACAGGAAAGACAAAGAAGACGACTGGTACTGA
- a CDS encoding MBL fold metallo-hydrolase has product MSYSGDTRVGGPADIRELPELLIAKLAVGPMDNNAYLLRCRRTGDAVLIDAANEADRLLELVGDGGLQRVVTTHRHHDHWQALAEVVGTTGARTVAHPADAGELPVSVDEPVEHGQRIPVGECALEVIHLRGHTPGSIALRYDDPHGCTHLFTGDSLFPGGVGKTWAPEDFRSLIDDVDERVFAVLPDDTWVYPGHGKDTTLGAERPHLGEWRDRGW; this is encoded by the coding sequence GTGAGTTATTCCGGAGATACGCGGGTCGGTGGGCCCGCCGACATACGCGAACTGCCCGAGCTCCTCATCGCCAAGCTCGCCGTGGGGCCGATGGACAACAACGCCTACCTGCTGCGCTGCCGGCGCACCGGGGACGCGGTGCTCATCGATGCCGCCAACGAGGCCGACCGCCTCCTCGAACTCGTCGGCGACGGGGGGCTGCAACGGGTGGTCACCACCCACCGCCACCACGACCACTGGCAGGCACTGGCCGAAGTCGTCGGCACGACCGGTGCCCGGACCGTCGCCCACCCGGCGGACGCGGGAGAGCTGCCGGTGTCGGTGGACGAACCGGTCGAGCACGGCCAGCGGATCCCCGTCGGCGAGTGCGCCCTGGAGGTCATCCACCTGCGCGGCCACACCCCCGGCTCGATCGCCCTGCGCTACGACGACCCGCACGGGTGCACCCACCTGTTCACCGGGGACAGCCTGTTCCCCGGAGGCGTCGGCAAGACCTGGGCGCCGGAGGACTTCCGGTCCCTGATCGACGACGTGGATGAGCGCGTCTTCGCCGTGCTGCCCGACGACACATGGGTCTATCCGGGCCACGGTAAGGACACCACGCTCGGGGCGGAACGCCCGCACCTGGGAGAGTGGCGCGATCGCGGCTGGTGA